A genomic segment from Drosophila willistoni isolate 14030-0811.24 chromosome 2L unlocalized genomic scaffold, UCI_dwil_1.1 Seg168, whole genome shotgun sequence encodes:
- the LOC6641026 gene encoding uncharacterized protein LOC6641026, which produces MRSELALVMLFSCLIQLLVAQDALENEQTPIPCLSDSEEEIAYVEPGQSAKLRDINDAMKCGIHMILQIKKIIDEDGNLLVENIKDKFIGSGKEESIQKGLSACVGIEGANPCDKAFNIIHCLASYSKAFVPLTTPFFR; this is translated from the exons ATGAGATCTGAATTGGCATTGGTAATGCTTTTCAGTTGCCTGATACAGCTTCTAGTG gcCCAAGATGCTTTGGAAAATGAACAGACACCGATTCCATGCCTATCTGATAGCGAAGAAGAAATTGCCTATGTGGAGCCAGGACAGTCAGCAAAATTAAGGGACATAAATGATGCCATGAAGTGTGGCATTCATATGATCCttcaaataaagaaaattatagATGAGGATGGTAATCTCTTGGTCGAGAATATCAAAGATAAATTCATTGGTTCTGGCAAAGAAGAGAGTATTCAGAAGGGTTTGTCAGCATGTGTGGGAATCGAAGGTGCCAATCCCTGTGACAAGGCCTTCAATATCATACATTGCCTTGCATCCTATTCCAAAGCATTTGTACCACTGACAACACCATTCTTTCGTTAA
- the LOC6641027 gene encoding general odorant-binding protein 56h, whose protein sequence is MRAILALTLLLSYLTNVLVASETPDIGKLTNTCMTEHGVTIKDFADLKSGATKPEDASDNIKCATQCLVVKLGFMDEESNILTENVKAKFDSTPMENTVMEALSKCGGIKGVNPCDTAFQIMNCLQPIAS, encoded by the exons ATGAGAGCCATTTTAGCATTGACATTGCTCCTGAGCTACCTGACAAATGTGCTAGTG GCCAGCGAAACACCAGATATTGGCAAGCTAACAAATACTTGTATGACCGAGCATGGTGTGactattaaagattttgctgATCTAAAGTCTGGGGCCACCAAGCCAGAGGATGCAAGTGACAATATTAAGTGTGCCACACAGTGCTTGGTAGTGAAACTTGGTTTCATGGATGAGGAAAGCAATATATTAACAGAGAATGTTAAGGCGAAATTCGACAGTACTCCCATGGAAAACACTGTTATGGAGGCTTTAAGTAAATGTGGCGGAATCAAAGGTGTCAATCCTTGTGACACGGCCTTCCAGATCATGAACTGCCTTCAACCAATCGCTAGTTAA
- the LOC6641028 gene encoding general odorant-binding protein 56h encodes MKATLALTLLLSYLTAFLVTGDAPDIGKVTTACLNENGVSAQDFADLKSGATKPEDVKDNVKCATQCMLVKLGFMDAQGNVLTDSIKSKFASSPMASAVNTALATCGGVKGANPCDTAFQIMACLQKNSQAIASMMHS; translated from the exons ATGAAAGCTACTTTGGCATTAACATTGCTCCTGAGTTACTTGACAGCATTTCTAGTG ACTGGCGATGCACCTGATATCGGCAAGGTAACAACTGCCTGCTTGAACGAGAATGGAGTGTCGGCTCAAGATTTTGCCGATTTGAAGTCTGGGGCAACCAAGCCGGAGGATGTCAAGGACAATGTTAAATGTGCCACACAGTGCATGCTTGTGAAACTCGGATTTATGGATGCGCAGGGTAATGTTTTGACTGACAGCATTAAATCGAAATTCGCAAGTTCTCCAATGGCAAGCGCTGTTAATACGGCTTTGGCTACATGTGGCGGTGTCAAAGGCGCCAATCCCTGTGACACGGCCTTTCAGATCATGGCCTGCCTTCAAAAGAATTCCCAGGCAATAGCCAGCATGATGCACTCCTAA